One genomic window of Methyloceanibacter sp. wino2 includes the following:
- a CDS encoding type II secretion system F family protein, with translation MSIIMDFVTDPKAVVVLLTAIAAFATVASLIMPYFAGDRFGARMKYVSSERDKLRAERVAAMADESRQARLRREPKSFMKQVVENFNLSKALETDSTRDRLKMAGFRGQAPVVAFLFFRAALPFAGFTVAFAYLFFVNDFGLPMMARLGISIGGAYLGFYFPDIFISNLIQRRQKSITSVFPDSLDLLLICVQAGMSVEAAMNKVAGEIGTRSIELAEEFSLTTAELSYLPERRLAYENLGKRTGLAAVKAVGTSLIQAERYGTAVSEALRVLAQESRDMRMSLAEKKAAALPPMLTVPMIVFFLPVLFVVILGPAGIQVMDNFRQ, from the coding sequence ATGTCGATCATTATGGATTTCGTGACCGACCCGAAGGCTGTCGTGGTGCTCCTCACCGCGATCGCGGCCTTCGCCACGGTTGCCTCGCTGATCATGCCGTACTTTGCCGGCGACCGGTTCGGTGCGCGCATGAAATATGTCTCAAGCGAGCGTGACAAACTTCGGGCCGAGCGCGTGGCAGCGATGGCCGACGAGAGCCGTCAGGCCAGGCTGCGCCGCGAGCCGAAGAGCTTCATGAAGCAGGTCGTGGAGAACTTCAATCTCAGCAAGGCGCTCGAAACGGACTCGACGCGGGACCGGTTGAAGATGGCCGGCTTTCGCGGTCAAGCGCCGGTCGTCGCGTTCCTGTTCTTCCGGGCGGCGTTGCCCTTCGCCGGCTTCACGGTCGCGTTCGCCTATCTGTTCTTTGTGAACGATTTCGGTCTGCCCATGATGGCGCGGCTTGGGATCTCGATCGGCGGGGCGTATCTCGGCTTCTATTTCCCGGACATCTTCATCAGCAATCTCATTCAGCGCCGGCAGAAATCCATCACGAGCGTGTTCCCGGACTCGCTGGATCTGCTGCTGATCTGCGTTCAGGCCGGCATGTCCGTGGAAGCGGCCATGAACAAGGTCGCTGGCGAGATCGGCACGCGCTCCATCGAACTGGCCGAGGAGTTCAGCCTCACCACGGCCGAACTGTCCTATCTGCCGGAGCGGCGCCTTGCCTATGAGAACCTTGGCAAGCGCACGGGCCTTGCGGCCGTGAAGGCCGTCGGTACGAGCCTGATCCAGGCGGAACGATACGGAACGGCCGTGAGCGAGGCCTTGCGCGTTCTGGCGCAGGAAAGCCGGGACATGCGCATGTCTCTTGCCGAAAAGAAGGCCGCGGCGTTGCCGCCGATGCTTACCGTGCCCATGATCGTATTCTTCCTGCCGGTGCTGTTCGTCGTCATTCTCGGACCGGCCGGCATTCAGGTCATGGACAACTTCCGCCAGTAG
- a CDS encoding type II secretion system F family protein, whose product MLPPELIQFAAIALAALAVGGVVYVLVMPYLSGERNVDKRFEVAAKGQTSLRQRAAVPQQLQTRRRQVQDTLKDIEAKQKKQKRPSLRVRLMQAGLNVKPRVYYIFCAIMALLGGLVFLLSGLSPIVSLLGMVVCGIGLPRWLLSRRIRSRQAKFLTEFANAIDIIVRGIRSGLPLTDCMEVIASESPEPVRSEFVELVEQQRIGIPLPRAFERLYERVPLQEVSFFSIVIAIQSQTGGNLAEALSNLSGVLRDRYKMQAKVKALSAEAKASAMIIGALPPLVMAAVYFISPDYIALLWTRKMGQVMLIAAVVWMLIGILVMRKMINFEI is encoded by the coding sequence TTGTTACCGCCTGAGCTCATTCAGTTCGCTGCCATCGCTCTGGCCGCGCTCGCCGTCGGCGGTGTGGTCTATGTTTTGGTGATGCCGTACCTCAGCGGCGAACGCAATGTGGACAAGCGCTTCGAAGTCGCCGCCAAAGGGCAGACATCGCTGCGTCAACGGGCCGCCGTGCCGCAGCAGCTGCAAACCCGACGCCGGCAGGTTCAGGACACACTCAAGGACATTGAAGCCAAGCAGAAGAAGCAAAAGCGACCGTCGCTGCGGGTGCGGCTGATGCAGGCCGGGCTGAACGTCAAGCCACGGGTCTATTACATCTTCTGCGCAATCATGGCGCTTCTCGGTGGGCTGGTCTTTCTCCTGTCCGGACTTTCGCCGATCGTGTCGCTGCTCGGCATGGTGGTTTGTGGGATCGGCTTGCCGCGGTGGCTGCTGTCCCGCCGTATCCGCTCGCGCCAGGCCAAGTTCCTGACCGAGTTCGCCAATGCGATCGACATCATCGTGCGCGGCATCCGGTCCGGTCTTCCGCTAACGGATTGCATGGAGGTGATCGCGTCGGAATCGCCCGAACCGGTTCGCAGCGAGTTCGTGGAACTCGTGGAACAGCAGCGCATCGGCATTCCGCTGCCGCGGGCGTTCGAACGCCTGTATGAGCGTGTGCCGCTCCAGGAGGTGAGCTTCTTCTCGATCGTCATCGCCATCCAGTCGCAGACCGGCGGCAATTTGGCCGAGGCCCTGTCGAATCTGTCGGGTGTGCTGCGGGACCGCTACAAGATGCAGGCCAAGGTCAAGGCGCTCAGTGCCGAGGCCAAGGCGTCCGCCATGATCATCGGCGCTCTGCCGCCGCTCGTGATGGCGGCTGTCTATTTCATTTCGCCTGACTACATCGCCCTGCTTTGGACCCGGAAGATGGGGCAGGTCATGCTGATCGCGGCGGTCGTATGGATGCTCATCGGCATTCTGGTCATGCGCAAGATGATCAACTTCGAGATCTGA